GCTTTGTCCCAGGACGCTGCAACTGTGAGGGAAATTATTTTGAGATGTGATTTAATCCTAAATAACCTTCAGGTTCTTGACAGAGTAACTTCACTTCCATTCAAAGGCCTCATAGAgacattcttttttattttgctggtGTCCCATCATGCACTGGACTTCTGCCACACCTTGTaggcaaaaaagtaaaatttgcATACATACAGGAACTGACAGGACTGTGGCTGAGTGGATTGATTCTCATAAATGGTCACACAAGCGCTGGAGTCCAGTCTTATTTCACTTCAGTATGAAGTGATCATCTGCTTAGGCACTGCGATGGCATGGTCCCAGAGGAGCATCAGCCTTATATGATATAACATTTCTAAGcatttgtatttaaatttaattgCCAGTGAATTGGCGTATCAGTAtcagttttactttaattcTGAGTTGAAGGTCACAGTAAAGTAAGATTTTTTTGTAGTTACCAGACAAGACTTTCGAGGCGTGAATTCCTATGTCTGATCAGAGGATTGATCTGATTGCGCTGGCCCAACAGGAGAACTACTGCAACCAGTCATTCAAGGCCGGACGACTCTACACCAAGTGGTACGACAGCCTGCTGGGGTGTTGAATCCACCCATGTCCCTGCATTCATTCAGAGGGAAAAGGCACATTACAAAAGTACAGACCCAGGACTCATCAGGACCTTTATCGTGTTGATCTCCAGGGTTTAGTCTTTGGTTTTGTGTGGAACCTCGTTTGGTGACGGACCACCTGAGGCAGCTCAGTTGGCCGTGAGGTGCGATAAAAATCTCCAAAATCTCATCTGGTGGGGCCTCCTGGTGGCCACAGGGCCCGAAGCAGCTGCTGTGCTTCTCCGTGCCCTCGGCTGGCAGCGCAAgagctttctgtttttcaggCCGACGCAACATGATCTCCTCAAACTTTTGGTGGACCTCAAGGTTTGCCTGGAGCAGGAGCGCAATAGGTACCATTTACATTAGTCATAGAAAAGTCATAAAGGTTCATTGCACTTCAAATCCAGTGCTCAGGTTGATTCTCCTGGTGGCTGAGTCCTCCTTCCGACCCAGCAGGCTTCACCTGAGAGCTGTAAATCACCAAAGCCCACACACTGATCCACCACAGGTGCTGGCCTCAGGCTCTCTATAGTCAACAGTGAGAGCAGTAAGATGCTGTCTAATGTAAGGTTTGGTAAGTCAAATGTAGAGATAGTAGGACAATGGGATACTTCATGCTGATTTTTATAGGGCAATATAAGCTGCTTTTGCTCACAAAAATGCGTTTTATATTCTAATTATGAGTCCTCCAGCAAAACCAAAGGGGATTTCAGCACTGATACAGATGTCGATGCCACTCAGCTCTCCAAAAATtggaaaacatacaaacaagcTCTCTATTTACTCACACGATCAAAACTCCGTACACTTGACCACTAAATctgagagcacagaggagaagagcTTAGGTGCCAAGTGTTAGCTAGAAGTAAGGCGAGACTAGCTGTCAAGCTATTAAGACAATTAACAAAGTGGTCAGGAGGGGCTGAGCGGCAGAGGGGAACGGCCTGAAATGGAGAGAGACGAGGGTGTGAAGTGACAGTCAGCACATCTGGTCTCATCAATAATGCAGCGGCCCTTTAAACGGCAGTTTGTCGCATATTGAGCGCTGCTGACTGAAATCAAGACCGACACCCAAGATGCTGTCAGGGGAGAGTGAAAGGGTGACagcgggaggaggagaaaaaggggaggaggaggctggcAAGGGTACCCAAGAAAAAAGGGAGTGAAAAGAACTTTTCACCGAGGCTCTCTGATCCATTTGATGAGTGCGATAGATTAGTGAGATAAACATTCTATTATATCACACTACTGGTATAATAGAATCTCAGACTGTTCAGTAAAGATAAAAGTAGAGATATTATTGAATACAAGTAGCATCTTTAATCAAACTAAAATTCAGCCATGTTTTCAAAGCAGGGAGAAAGTTGGAGgctcaaagtaaaaaaacacaCCCTCACAACACTCGAGTCTAGCCGTCGCTTTtattatcaaaatgaaaaatacggAAGGCTTCTATCAACATTGCAAAATCAGGTTTTCTCCAAAGAGCACACACATCATTCTGACACTATGTATCTGAGCCAACAGTGACCGCTGTgatcacaacaaaacaacaccaaaacaaagagGTTTCCATTAATGACAGTCCACCTTTAACCcaacagggggaaaaaaaacgaaCATATAAAAAAGCCAGTTGTGGGTGCCTAGAAAGAGTTCATTTTCCTGTGATCAGAGGATTTCTCAGCACGATGATGACGGAGTCCCCCCTCAGGAACATTTTAGAAATGTAGCGGTCCTTATTCACAGGCTTAGACTTCTTCTTTCCCTTCCCGCTCTTGGGAACTTCTGTCCACATCTCCTTCACATTCTCCAGGACCATGTTACAGTGCCTGAAATGACAGCGAGGACGTTAAACACCGAAACATAGCATTACTAGTTTtgtaaggggaaaaaaaacaaacaaaaaacactgaaaagacaaTGGGCCTCATGCGGGAAAAAAGCAActaaatttagatttaaaaaaaataaaaatataattcatataTGGTAACATTTGTGCCCGAAATACGTCCCCTTATGTGGCAATTTTTTGGGGTGTCAGTCATGCTAATGTACAAATCTGTGAAGCTGGTTGATTTGTTAATAACAAATCCTTTACATTAACTAAAGATTTTTTCATAGTAATAAGAATTATCTAATAGTAATTATCCAGTTTAAATGGAATGAATTTAGTGTCTAATTCTATGTGCATTCCTGATGGTTCATGAGAAGACTGAAAGCATTCGATTTCCCCGCTTTGAAATGTACGAAGACAATCATGTCTGTGCTTAAGGCAACAGTGTCTCAATCTGGGTGATCACAGAACTTTCTCAGTATGAAGCTGCTgtgctaaaatacattttatacaaaaaatgtgattttaagtagtttaatattttttgaGACAGTTAAATCAAGACATCGGTATTTAGACAACATCATTTCTTACTATCCCGGTTTAAACATCACAGCAGGTAAAGCCCATAGGGTGAAAATAAGCTTGAATAAGATTGAAATACTGTAACACCAAATGATCATGACAGTTATTGGTTATTGATATCAGTTAAAACACCATcttgaattaaaaacaatactaataataatagaagtgaaatattaaaaaaactgCAATATAGATTAAAGTATTGATCTGATGCTATACTACCAGATCTGTTAAGTAACAGGTCAGTAACAGGGCTCGCTACCTGTCAAAAGCCTTGACTCTTCCGAGCAGCTTCTTGTTGTTGCGACAGTTAATGAGGACCTGCGTGTTGTTCTTGACCGACTGGGTGAGCACAGACAGGGGGCCCGTGTtgaactcctcttcctctcgttTCTGGAGCTCCTCTGGAGTCATCTCGGACTTGGGCTTTGTTAGCAGACTCCTGGgagaagacaaaaaacaaaacagattaaaatatCGACAATAATTCAATAAGTGTAAATACAATGGCATATTGGCATCGGTGTGGCAGGAATACTGCCTGTTGGTGTCTGATAATACAGCCAATAAACTCGACAATGTAAGAATGG
The Pempheris klunzingeri isolate RE-2024b chromosome 4, fPemKlu1.hap1, whole genome shotgun sequence genome window above contains:
- the snrpd2 gene encoding small nuclear ribonucleoprotein Sm D2; this translates as MSLLTKPKSEMTPEELQKREEEEFNTGPLSVLTQSVKNNTQVLINCRNNKKLLGRVKAFDRHCNMVLENVKEMWTEVPKSGKGKKKSKPVNKDRYISKMFLRGDSVIIVLRNPLITGK